One stretch of Tenacibaculum sp. MAR_2010_89 DNA includes these proteins:
- a CDS encoding Omp28-related outer membrane protein, translated as MKTTKLFLSSIVCALTFTLFMACSASSDADPGNEETVKSVEIKKDKDGDIIFTGEVVKFTVIANGGINVTTSATIYVNGDKISGDSFKPTTAKAYEVKAIYKNVTSKNKLNLTCEAKGATFQKNVVVEDYTGAWCGWCPRVSHALKLVSDKTSNMIPIAAHIGDNMENKYSKELAKAFDVKGYPTAYVDRAKLWSSPEPQNTAEILNLIKDNAVLGIKMESTLNGTDMNLKVSVKFGNTYAGKLKLTVFALEDGIVLSQKNYTSYYGGASDIADFKHNYILRHSFTSVLGDEIDSKETVKDNVYTKEFKGSVPSTIKDSSKMSFVAIVSNGDTKAAINSRSAKVSTSNNFEVK; from the coding sequence ATGAAAACAACAAAATTATTTTTAAGCTCTATTGTTTGCGCTTTAACTTTTACTCTTTTTATGGCATGTTCTGCTTCTTCTGATGCCGATCCTGGTAATGAAGAAACTGTAAAAAGTGTTGAAATAAAAAAAGACAAAGACGGTGATATTATTTTTACTGGTGAGGTTGTAAAATTTACTGTTATTGCTAACGGAGGTATAAATGTTACAACAAGTGCTACTATTTATGTAAATGGTGATAAAATTAGTGGTGACTCATTTAAACCAACAACTGCTAAAGCATATGAAGTAAAAGCTATTTACAAAAATGTAACAAGTAAAAACAAACTTAACTTAACTTGTGAGGCTAAAGGAGCTACTTTTCAAAAGAATGTTGTAGTTGAAGACTATACAGGTGCTTGGTGTGGTTGGTGTCCAAGAGTTTCACATGCATTGAAACTAGTAAGCGATAAAACAAGCAACATGATTCCTATTGCCGCACATATTGGTGATAACATGGAGAATAAATATTCAAAAGAATTAGCCAAAGCTTTTGATGTTAAAGGATACCCTACTGCTTATGTTGATAGAGCTAAATTATGGTCAAGTCCTGAACCACAAAACACTGCAGAAATTTTAAATTTAATAAAAGACAATGCTGTTTTAGGTATTAAAATGGAATCTACTTTAAATGGTACAGACATGAACCTTAAAGTTAGTGTTAAGTTTGGAAACACTTATGCAGGAAAACTAAAACTAACTGTTTTTGCTCTTGAAGACGGTATTGTATTAAGTCAGAAAAACTATACAAGTTATTATGGTGGAGCTTCAGATATTGCTGACTTTAAACACAACTATATTTTAAGACATTCTTTTACAAGCGTTCTAGGAGATGAAATTGACTCTAAAGAAACAGTAAAAGATAATGTTTACACGAAAGAATTTAAAGGAAGTGTACCAAGTACAATCAAAGATTCTAGTAAAATGAGTTTTGTTGCTATCGTTTCTAATGGAGACACTAAGGCTGCTATAAATTCAAGAAGTGCTAAAGTAAGTACTTCTAATAATTTTGAAGTAAAATAA
- a CDS encoding GNAT family N-acetyltransferase, with product MNIRFIQKKDVKELLELCKLHAIYEKSDFNSKGKEKLFLECFFKKPLTVNCLVAEDKDEIVGYSTFMKQFSTWDAEFYMYLDCLFLMEKIRGKGVGVKMMNKIKMHAKSENCTSIQWQTPSFNKEAIQFYQKVGAKYKTKERFLWSGI from the coding sequence ATGAATATACGGTTTATTCAAAAAAAAGATGTAAAAGAGTTATTAGAACTATGTAAGTTGCATGCTATTTATGAAAAATCAGATTTTAATAGTAAAGGTAAAGAAAAGTTGTTCTTAGAATGTTTTTTTAAAAAGCCTTTAACTGTTAACTGTCTGGTGGCAGAAGATAAAGATGAAATAGTTGGATACTCTACATTTATGAAACAGTTCTCTACTTGGGATGCTGAATTTTATATGTATTTAGATTGTTTGTTTTTAATGGAAAAAATAAGAGGGAAAGGCGTAGGAGTTAAAATGATGAACAAGATAAAGATGCATGCAAAATCTGAAAATTGTACAAGTATACAATGGCAAACTCCTAGTTTTAATAAAGAAGCAATTCAGTTTTACCAAAAAGTAGGTGCTAAATATAAAACTAAAGAAAGGTTTTTATGGAGTGGCATTTAA
- a CDS encoding Xaa-Pro peptidase family protein, with product MIGIGGSTIAEELAKIKPNINDIQPIQKEEFQQRIQKASSLLKKMNAQAMYLHAGTNLFYFTGTKWNSSERMVGAILFSNGDIEYIAPKFEEGTILDFMLIQGKVQCWEEHESPYELFIALLEKRNINGGTVFIDEATPFFVSNGISKLTTSYNFEDAKTITASCRMVKSKAEIAIIQRAMDITLEVQKATARILHIGISTKEVTEFIHEAHKRYGIPSGSYFCIVLFGVDSSFPHGVKTPKDLEENEIVLVDTGCQLHDYISDITRTYVFGTPTNKQREIWNIEKETQLAAFNAAQIGNSCASIDKASRAVLENNKLGPNYKLPGLPHRTGHGIGLDIHEWPYIVSNDSTILEPGMCFSNEPMICVPREFGIRHEDHIYMTESGPKWFTKPMLSIDNPFGE from the coding sequence ATGATTGGAATTGGAGGTTCAACAATAGCTGAAGAATTAGCAAAAATAAAACCCAATATTAATGATATTCAACCAATACAAAAGGAAGAATTTCAACAACGTATACAAAAAGCTTCAAGCTTATTAAAGAAGATGAATGCCCAAGCCATGTATTTACATGCTGGTACTAACTTATTTTATTTCACTGGTACTAAATGGAACTCTAGTGAACGTATGGTAGGTGCTATTTTATTTTCAAATGGAGATATAGAATATATAGCTCCTAAATTTGAAGAGGGTACTATTCTAGACTTTATGCTTATTCAAGGAAAAGTACAATGCTGGGAGGAACATGAAAGCCCATATGAGCTATTTATAGCTTTATTGGAAAAAAGAAATATTAACGGTGGAACAGTTTTTATAGACGAAGCTACTCCTTTTTTTGTTTCTAATGGTATTTCTAAACTTACAACAAGTTACAATTTTGAAGATGCTAAAACTATTACTGCTTCTTGTAGAATGGTAAAATCTAAAGCCGAAATAGCTATTATTCAACGTGCAATGGATATAACTTTAGAAGTTCAAAAAGCAACTGCACGAATTTTACATATAGGAATCAGTACAAAAGAAGTTACAGAGTTTATCCACGAGGCACATAAGCGCTACGGCATACCTTCTGGTTCTTATTTTTGTATAGTTCTTTTTGGAGTAGATTCTTCTTTTCCTCATGGTGTAAAAACCCCGAAAGATTTAGAAGAAAATGAAATTGTTTTAGTGGATACTGGATGCCAATTACATGATTACATTTCAGACATTACTAGAACATATGTTTTTGGTACTCCTACTAACAAACAACGTGAAATATGGAATATTGAAAAAGAAACTCAACTAGCAGCTTTTAATGCCGCTCAAATTGGTAATTCTTGCGCTTCTATTGACAAAGCTTCCAGAGCTGTGTTAGAAAATAATAAATTAGGTCCAAATTACAAGTTACCTGGACTTCCACATAGAACGGGACATGGAATTGGTCTAGATATTCATGAATGGCCATATATTGTTAGTAACGATTCAACTATTTTAGAACCAGGAATGTGCTTTAGTAATGAACCTATGATTTGTGTTCCTAGAGAGTTTGGAATTCGACATGAAGATCATATTTACATGACAGAAAGTGGTCCTAAATGGTTTACAAAACCAATGCTTTCTATAGATAATCCGTTTGGAGAGTAA
- a CDS encoding DUF6029 family protein — protein MKNNLLTLCFVFLSFLLNAQENDYLSIGFESNSQYYMDDSKTGDFVAPNRFRSNNYLTVEYGYKNFYAGLQVESYSPMALLNYYPGFEKTNLGLYYAGYKSEKINLTVGHFYEQFGSGLIFRTWENRQLGINNALRGARVKYFPTDYIDVTAVFGQQRAGFKYSDGTIFGFDSNIDLSQLLSFENSNLVFGVSYLGRNEKNEILTPKFNSLTNSFSGRLDFSSGNFYSNAEYVTKGEDAIYVFGNVRNAKKGNSFLLNLGYAKKGLGIDVTLRRMENANFYSERDAVKENFNQNIINYIPGLTKQHDYLLTNIYVYQAQPQISFIDPTLVKLGEIGGQMDLYYKIKKKTLLGGKYGTKIAVNASYWAGLKGDVDFNNFDYDTSLLGFGEKYFSEVSLEVRKKWSKKWSSIFYYVNQYYNKRFIEEQAGEVRADILVGESTFKIGNGKSIRFEAQHLWTKDDRKNWTGGTVEFNTSSNLAFYVSDIYNYGSTDVSKKIHYYNLGGSYTYKSHRFALNYGRQRGGLVCVGGVCRNVPESTGVTVNISMSF, from the coding sequence ATGAAAAACAACCTACTAACACTTTGCTTTGTTTTTTTAAGCTTTTTATTAAATGCTCAAGAAAACGATTACTTATCAATAGGGTTTGAATCTAACTCACAATATTATATGGATGATTCAAAAACTGGGGATTTTGTTGCTCCAAATAGATTTAGATCTAATAATTATTTAACTGTTGAATATGGATATAAAAATTTTTATGCAGGATTACAGGTAGAAAGTTATTCACCAATGGCTTTGTTAAATTATTATCCAGGTTTTGAAAAAACTAATTTAGGTCTTTATTATGCTGGTTACAAATCAGAAAAAATAAATCTTACAGTTGGTCATTTTTATGAACAATTTGGAAGTGGATTGATTTTTAGAACATGGGAGAATAGACAATTAGGGATTAACAATGCTTTAAGGGGAGCTCGTGTAAAATATTTCCCAACAGATTATATCGATGTAACAGCTGTTTTTGGACAACAGAGAGCCGGTTTTAAATATTCAGATGGAACAATTTTTGGTTTTGACTCTAATATAGATTTATCACAATTATTGAGTTTTGAAAATTCTAATTTGGTTTTCGGAGTTAGTTATCTTGGTAGAAACGAAAAGAATGAGATTTTAACACCTAAATTTAATTCATTAACAAATAGCTTTTCTGGGAGGTTAGACTTTTCTTCAGGTAATTTCTATTCTAACGCTGAATATGTAACGAAAGGAGAAGATGCTATTTATGTTTTTGGAAATGTAAGAAATGCTAAAAAAGGAAATTCTTTTTTATTAAACTTAGGATATGCTAAAAAAGGTTTAGGTATCGATGTTACTTTAAGAAGAATGGAAAATGCTAATTTCTATTCAGAAAGAGATGCAGTAAAGGAAAATTTTAATCAAAATATTATAAATTACATTCCTGGGCTTACTAAACAACATGATTATCTGTTAACGAATATATATGTATATCAAGCGCAACCTCAAATTTCCTTTATAGATCCTACTTTAGTTAAGTTAGGAGAAATAGGAGGTCAAATGGATTTGTATTATAAAATAAAGAAGAAAACTCTTTTAGGAGGTAAGTACGGAACCAAAATTGCTGTAAATGCTTCTTATTGGGCAGGATTAAAAGGAGATGTAGATTTTAATAATTTTGATTATGATACTTCTCTTTTGGGTTTTGGTGAAAAATATTTTTCTGAGGTTAGTTTAGAAGTTCGTAAAAAGTGGTCAAAAAAATGGAGTAGTATTTTTTATTATGTAAATCAATATTATAATAAGCGTTTTATAGAAGAGCAGGCTGGTGAAGTGAGAGCTGATATTTTAGTTGGTGAATCAACATTTAAAATAGGAAATGGAAAGTCTATTCGTTTTGAAGCTCAACATTTATGGACTAAAGATGATAGAAAGAATTGGACTGGAGGTACTGTAGAGTTTAATACTTCATCAAATTTAGCTTTTTATGTTAGTGATATTTATAATTATGGAAGTACAGATGTGTCTAAAAAAATCCATTATTACAATTTAGGAGGAAGTTATACATACAAATCACATAGGTTTGCTTTGAATTATGGAAGACAGCGTGGAGGTTTAGTTTGCGTAGGAGGTGTTTGTAGAAATGTTCCTGAAAGTACGGGAGTTACTGTAAACATAAGTATGAGTTTCTAA
- a CDS encoding peptidylprolyl isomerase — MMLFKTKTLKNTSLLLTLFLTVLTLKAQQNKIDGVAVVVGKNIVLDSDIDKFKQEVKLRSEGKITITDCEMLEELMQQKLLAHHAVIDSITVAQSEVDSRVNRSIAFFTNEYGSEKKVVEAYGFNDIEDLKRELAKVQRENTLIEKEQQKITEKIDVTPEEVRVYFNGLKEKNELPEIPAEVGLAQLVLYAEATKEESDRVVEKLNKIKKEVEAGSSFKLKAIINSDDPSVTRNQGNMGVITKETQFIKEFKEVAFSLDEGQISEPFKTIFGYHIIQLHKIKGKGREVSHILMQPEISDEKLKETKDEIERIVAEVKEGKITFDEAVKKYSEDDDTKNSGGLLVNPYTQEPTFELTRMPPDLFARISELKQGDLSDVFYDETRGGEKMYKVIFMKNRTDTHKADIVEDYVRMQQFALAKKKEETVTKWSKEKIQETYIKLGNEYKKCTFKKDWKKENK, encoded by the coding sequence ATGATGCTATTCAAAACAAAAACTTTAAAGAATACTAGCCTTTTACTAACTTTATTTTTAACTGTACTAACCTTAAAAGCACAACAAAACAAGATTGATGGTGTAGCAGTTGTAGTTGGTAAAAATATTGTTTTAGATTCTGATATAGATAAATTTAAACAAGAAGTAAAACTTCGTAGTGAAGGTAAAATTACAATTACTGATTGTGAAATGTTAGAAGAATTAATGCAGCAAAAACTATTAGCTCACCATGCTGTTATTGATAGTATAACAGTTGCACAAAGTGAAGTAGATAGTAGAGTAAATCGTAGTATTGCTTTTTTTACAAATGAATATGGAAGTGAAAAAAAGGTAGTTGAAGCTTATGGTTTTAACGATATTGAAGATTTAAAAAGAGAGTTAGCTAAAGTTCAGAGAGAGAATACTCTAATAGAGAAGGAGCAACAAAAAATAACAGAAAAAATTGATGTAACTCCTGAAGAAGTACGTGTGTATTTTAATGGTTTGAAAGAAAAAAATGAACTACCTGAAATTCCTGCAGAAGTAGGTTTAGCTCAACTGGTTTTATATGCTGAAGCAACAAAAGAAGAAAGCGATAGAGTTGTTGAGAAATTAAACAAAATAAAAAAAGAAGTTGAAGCTGGTTCTAGTTTTAAATTAAAAGCTATTATTAATTCTGATGACCCTAGTGTAACTCGTAATCAGGGGAACATGGGAGTTATAACTAAAGAAACTCAATTTATAAAAGAGTTTAAGGAAGTAGCCTTTTCTTTAGATGAAGGTCAAATTTCAGAGCCTTTTAAAACTATTTTTGGATATCATATTATTCAATTACATAAAATAAAAGGTAAAGGTAGAGAAGTATCTCATATTTTAATGCAGCCAGAAATTTCTGACGAAAAATTAAAGGAAACAAAAGATGAGATTGAAAGAATAGTAGCTGAAGTAAAAGAAGGTAAAATTACTTTTGATGAGGCTGTAAAAAAATATTCTGAAGATGATGATACGAAAAATAGCGGAGGTTTATTAGTTAATCCATATACACAAGAGCCGACATTTGAATTAACAAGAATGCCACCAGATTTATTTGCTAGAATTAGTGAATTAAAACAAGGTGATTTATCTGATGTTTTTTATGATGAAACTAGAGGTGGAGAGAAAATGTACAAAGTTATCTTTATGAAGAATAGAACAGATACTCATAAAGCTGATATTGTTGAAGATTATGTTAGAATGCAACAATTTGCTTTAGCTAAGAAAAAAGAAGAAACTGTTACCAAATGGTCAAAAGAAAAAATACAAGAAACCTATATTAAACTAGGGAACGAGTATAAAAAATGTACATTTAAAAAAGATTGGAAGAAAGAAAATAAATAA
- a CDS encoding DUF4345 domain-containing protein, with product MNYKGILFFKNLHLVISLLIVVPTAIIYGTPSILSTNLNIEVSTIDLSNLLKAIMCLYIGISCIWLVGIIKENYWKSATELNILFMLTLATGRILSIIIDGTPTSGYVFGVIAELVIGLFSVYQLRKYS from the coding sequence ATGAATTATAAAGGAATTCTATTTTTTAAAAATTTGCATCTTGTTATTTCTTTATTGATTGTAGTACCAACTGCGATTATTTATGGAACACCGTCAATATTATCTACCAATTTAAACATAGAAGTAAGTACGATAGATCTTTCTAATTTACTTAAAGCAATTATGTGTTTATATATCGGGATTTCTTGTATTTGGTTAGTAGGTATTATTAAAGAAAATTACTGGAAAAGTGCTACAGAACTAAATATTTTATTTATGTTGACTTTAGCTACTGGGCGAATATTAAGTATTATTATAGATGGCACTCCAACTAGTGGATATGTTTTTGGAGTTATAGCTGAGCTTGTTATTGGGTTGTTTTCAGTTTACCAATTAAGAAAATATAGTTAA
- a CDS encoding MoxR family ATPase has product MSDVTAVNNLVKKYTQLQQEIGKVIIGQQEAVNFTLLSVFCGGHSLLIGVPGLAKTLLVNTISDVLGLNFKRIQFTPDLMPSDILGSEILDENRQFKFIKGPIFSNIILADEINRTPPKTQAALLEAMQERSVTVAGQHYKLDLPFFVLATQNPIEQEGTYPLPEAQLDRFMFSINLEYPTFEEEVEVVKSTTSIINQTVNSIFSANEIIEVQKLIRKIPVADNVIEYAVGLVGKTRPKSEKATDFVRKYIDWGAGPRASQNLILAAKAFAAVSGKYSPDIEDVQAVAVPILSHRMVKNYKAEAESITIKDIITSLF; this is encoded by the coding sequence ATGTCTGACGTAACTGCTGTAAATAATTTAGTTAAAAAATACACACAATTACAACAAGAAATTGGAAAGGTAATTATAGGACAGCAAGAGGCTGTTAACTTTACACTTTTATCTGTTTTTTGTGGAGGACATTCACTATTAATTGGTGTTCCTGGATTAGCTAAAACCTTATTAGTAAATACCATTTCAGATGTTTTAGGGCTTAACTTTAAAAGAATTCAGTTTACTCCAGATTTAATGCCTTCTGATATTTTAGGAAGCGAAATTTTAGATGAGAATCGTCAATTTAAGTTTATAAAAGGGCCAATTTTCTCAAATATAATCTTAGCAGATGAGATTAATAGAACACCTCCTAAAACTCAAGCAGCTTTATTAGAAGCAATGCAAGAACGTTCAGTAACAGTTGCTGGACAGCATTATAAATTAGATTTACCTTTTTTTGTGTTAGCAACTCAAAATCCAATAGAGCAAGAAGGTACATATCCATTACCTGAAGCACAGTTAGACAGGTTTATGTTTTCTATTAACTTAGAATACCCAACTTTTGAAGAAGAGGTAGAAGTTGTAAAAAGCACTACATCTATAATTAATCAAACTGTAAATTCTATTTTTTCTGCGAATGAAATAATTGAAGTTCAAAAGTTAATTCGTAAAATCCCTGTAGCAGATAATGTTATTGAGTATGCTGTTGGATTAGTAGGTAAAACAAGACCTAAATCTGAAAAAGCAACTGATTTTGTAAGAAAATATATTGATTGGGGAGCAGGGCCACGTGCATCACAAAATTTAATTTTAGCTGCTAAAGCTTTTGCAGCTGTTTCTGGAAAATATTCACCAGATATAGAAGATGTACAGGCTGTTGCTGTTCCAATACTTTCTCATAGAATGGTAAAAAACTATAAAGCAGAGGCAGAAAGTATTACCATTAAAGATATTATTACTTCATTGTTTTAG
- a CDS encoding GNAT family N-acetyltransferase: MATEVRQINSSDVLPIRHKVMWPNMPISYVKLEGDMNARHFGLFVNGKITSIISLFTKNNEVQFRKFATLIEYQGLGHGTVLLKNIINVIKKEGAKRIWCNARVEKEKFYKKFDLKATTNKFNKGGIEYVIMENIID; this comes from the coding sequence ATGGCTACAGAAGTTAGACAAATAAATTCCTCTGATGTTTTACCTATTCGGCATAAAGTTATGTGGCCTAATATGCCAATATCCTATGTTAAATTAGAAGGAGATATGAATGCAAGGCATTTTGGTTTATTTGTAAATGGTAAAATAACCTCAATAATATCACTGTTTACTAAGAATAATGAAGTTCAATTTAGAAAATTTGCAACATTAATTGAATATCAAGGGTTAGGACATGGTACAGTTTTATTAAAAAACATTATAAATGTTATTAAAAAAGAAGGAGCTAAAAGAATATGGTGTAATGCTCGAGTTGAAAAAGAAAAATTTTATAAAAAATTTGATTTAAAAGCTACAACGAATAAATTTAACAAAGGAGGAATAGAGTATGTGATTATGGAAAATATTATAGATTAA
- a CDS encoding rhodanese-like domain-containing protein — MKQAQKQIEFYENKLNYEMDSSDLYEAFEKGTDYIALDARRKFGFDKEHIPTAINIPYIEMTEESTKSLDKTKTYVCYCDGIGCNASTKGALKMTKLGFKVKELIGGIEWWKFDGYATNGTKPTKGSEFECAC; from the coding sequence ATGAAACAAGCACAAAAACAAATTGAATTTTACGAAAACAAATTAAATTATGAAATGGATTCTTCAGATTTATATGAAGCTTTTGAAAAAGGTACTGATTATATTGCTTTAGATGCAAGGAGAAAGTTTGGGTTTGATAAAGAACATATTCCAACAGCTATAAACATTCCATATATAGAAATGACAGAAGAAAGCACTAAAAGCTTAGATAAAACTAAAACTTATGTTTGTTATTGTGATGGAATTGGCTGTAATGCATCAACAAAAGGGGCATTAAAAATGACTAAATTAGGTTTTAAAGTGAAGGAACTCATAGGAGGAATTGAATGGTGGAAATTTGATGGATATGCAACAAATGGCACTAAACCTACAAAGGGCTCGGAATTTGAATGTGCTTGTTAA
- a CDS encoding 2OG-Fe(II) oxygenase, with protein sequence MSINYPFGLPLKHNFAEFVYYQGLFLPHEIEKIISFWSDESTIKATISGDEKYNDDLRKSSVMFIDNIPENDWIYSKLASLAINTNNERYWFDLLGFHQELQLTRYSEGDFFDWHLDFGAGEISARKLSMTIQLSDPNDYEGGDLEFMVNKEIVTAPREKGTIVIFPSFIMHRVTPITKGTRQSIVGWVSGPPFR encoded by the coding sequence ATGTCAATTAATTATCCTTTTGGATTGCCACTTAAACATAATTTTGCAGAATTTGTTTATTACCAAGGTCTATTTTTACCTCATGAAATTGAAAAGATAATTAGTTTTTGGAGTGATGAATCAACTATCAAAGCTACTATAAGTGGAGATGAAAAATATAATGATGACTTGCGAAAAAGTTCGGTTATGTTTATTGATAATATTCCTGAAAATGATTGGATATATAGCAAATTAGCTTCTTTAGCTATCAATACTAATAATGAAAGATATTGGTTTGATTTATTAGGGTTTCATCAAGAGTTACAACTTACTAGGTATTCTGAAGGAGATTTTTTTGATTGGCATTTAGATTTTGGAGCTGGTGAAATTTCTGCAAGAAAGTTAAGTATGACCATTCAATTATCTGATCCGAATGATTATGAAGGAGGTGATTTAGAATTTATGGTTAATAAAGAAATAGTTACTGCTCCAAGAGAAAAAGGAACTATTGTAATATTTCCATCATTTATTATGCATAGAGTTACACCAATAACAAAAGGAACACGACAATCTATTGTTGGCTGGGTATCTGGACCACCATTTAGATAA
- a CDS encoding NIPSNAP family protein, translating to MIHIKVKEFEKYAKMWIPLVEKFEGIHHGYFLPHEGANNIAVALFSFKSLSMYEKYRIDSETDTACKKAYEFAYKTKCIISYERNFLKPILDETSTKTN from the coding sequence TTGATCCATATTAAAGTAAAAGAGTTTGAAAAGTATGCAAAAATGTGGATTCCTTTAGTAGAAAAGTTTGAAGGGATACACCACGGATATTTTTTACCTCATGAAGGTGCAAATAATATTGCAGTAGCTTTATTTAGTTTTAAATCACTTTCAATGTATGAAAAATATAGAATAGATAGTGAAACAGATACAGCTTGTAAAAAGGCATATGAATTTGCATATAAAACTAAATGTATTATTAGTTATGAACGAAATTTTTTAAAACCAATATTAGATGAAACAAGCACAAAAACAAATTGA
- a CDS encoding LysR family transcriptional regulator codes for MEIKYFRLIKTIAEEGSIANSSEKLFLTQSALSHQLKDLEEQLGFKVFHRTRNKWSLTEEGIELYNLGNSILKSIDSSFKNIENIRAGSTGTIKVSTECYSFYQTLPRFIQKMGILYPDINLDLILEATHQPITKLLSNEIDIAIVTSKPKNNLLTSIDIYEDKIFAIMHKENELSKLDYLTVSDFSNVHLIIHSYPLETVSIYEKLLKPNKIIPAKISAIPLTEVALKMVEANFGIMCLPKWTLKSFNISNDIVFKKIEKKGLKRNHYLVIRKADTSKKYIQDFISNFIDEFPII; via the coding sequence ATGGAAATAAAGTATTTTAGGTTGATTAAAACTATAGCTGAAGAAGGAAGTATTGCTAATTCAAGTGAAAAGTTATTTTTAACGCAATCTGCCTTAAGTCATCAACTAAAAGATTTAGAAGAACAACTAGGGTTTAAGGTATTTCATCGTACTAGAAACAAATGGTCGTTAACTGAGGAAGGTATTGAACTTTACAACTTAGGGAATTCAATTTTAAAAAGTATCGATTCTAGTTTCAAAAATATTGAAAACATAAGAGCTGGTTCTACAGGTACAATTAAAGTAAGTACTGAGTGTTATTCATTTTATCAGACTTTACCTCGTTTTATTCAAAAAATGGGAATCTTATACCCTGATATTAATCTAGATTTAATTCTTGAGGCTACGCATCAACCAATTACAAAATTACTATCCAATGAAATTGACATAGCCATAGTTACTTCTAAACCTAAAAATAATTTACTAACTAGCATTGATATTTATGAAGATAAAATTTTTGCAATAATGCACAAAGAAAATGAACTAAGTAAGTTAGACTATCTTACTGTAAGTGATTTTTCAAATGTACATTTAATAATACATTCTTATCCTTTAGAAACTGTTTCAATTTATGAGAAATTATTAAAGCCAAACAAAATTATTCCTGCTAAAATTTCTGCCATACCACTTACAGAAGTCGCTTTAAAAATGGTTGAAGCAAATTTTGGAATAATGTGCCTTCCTAAATGGACTTTAAAATCGTTTAACATCTCCAATGATATTGTTTTTAAAAAAATAGAAAAAAAAGGATTAAAAAGGAATCATTATTTAGTAATTAGAAAGGCGGATACTTCAAAAAAATATATTCAAGATTTTATTTCAAATTTTATTGATGAGTTTCCTATAATTTAA
- a CDS encoding TlpA disulfide reductase family protein translates to MKKIILFCLLLTTIMSYSQKTVPNKRLHNLKGISVNISDEISKDKITILSFWATWCVPCLNELDAINDVYDEWQEETNVELIAISTDDSRSQKRVKALANGKAWDYKILLDKNQELQRALNINTVPELLVVKNNKIIYRHSGYSPGFEDELYEIIKKNVD, encoded by the coding sequence ATGAAAAAAATTATTTTATTCTGCTTGTTATTAACTACTATAATGAGCTATTCACAAAAAACTGTACCAAACAAGAGACTTCATAATTTAAAAGGGATTTCTGTTAATATTTCTGATGAAATTTCGAAAGACAAAATAACCATTCTTAGTTTTTGGGCTACCTGGTGTGTACCTTGTTTAAATGAGTTAGATGCAATTAATGATGTATATGACGAATGGCAAGAGGAAACAAATGTAGAATTAATAGCTATTTCAACTGATGATTCTAGATCTCAAAAAAGAGTAAAAGCTCTAGCGAATGGAAAAGCTTGGGATTATAAAATTCTTTTAGATAAAAATCAAGAATTACAAAGAGCTTTAAATATCAATACTGTGCCTGAGTTGTTAGTTGTAAAGAATAATAAAATTATATACAGGCATTCGGGGTATTCACCTGGGTTTGAAGATGAACTTTATGAAATAATTAAAAAGAATGTAGATTAA